Proteins encoded together in one Scheffersomyces stipitis CBS 6054 chromosome 5, complete sequence window:
- the AQR2 gene encoding A(acid, azole) Q(quinidine) Resistance multidrug resistance transporter has translation MTTGGVKVPLKDRRGLLAQVVLIPEIEDARDYSKLRKYTIVGIIAFAAITGPMGTSIMLPAIDDIVQDLNTSVSMVNVSVGIYLLSLGVFPLWWSAFSERSGRRSVYLISFSMFVAFSIGTSLAPSISALIVLRVLQGGCSASVQAVGAGTIADLFTPQTRGTAMGYYYLGPLMGPFLAPILGGIVAQVWGWRATQWLLVIFSGCNCMLILFLLPETLRKSDNLGNIRAMLGLDKQVTDSDEILDDITEDEIEEEIQRLATTLSRISTRSAHINITEEEGPVMDPVMPTLSRLATNRTTYSRKVAQEMIEEGLRREATQCTAVPEKSDRFSHFKSEAYEMTIRPLHSLVLLKHPPVALVISYSAICFAVIYFFNMAISYEFAREPYAFKSIIVGLLYIPNSITYLIASLIGGKWNDHLLSKYAKSHNGELAPESRISWNIVTAVILFPPACLIFGWTLKYGEFWFIPLIGTALFGFASMLVIGATVTYLVDTLPGKGATGVALNNLIRQILAAAATFVVEPILRAIGPGILFSILMGIMTVASVTLLVLKRKGEYFRENYDLGKLYDKL, from the coding sequence ATGACTACAGGCGGAGTCAAGGTCCCACTCAAGGATCGTCGAGGGTTGCTAGCACAGGTGGTGCTTATACCCGAAATCGAAGATGCTCGAGACTACCTGAAATTGCGAAAGTATACCATCGTAGGTATCATTGCCTTTGCGGCTATTACCGGCCCAATGGGTACTTCTATCATGTTGCCTGCTATCGACGATATTGTGCAAGACTTGAACACTTCTGTTTCTATGGTGAATGTTTCTGTGGGTATATATTTGCTTTCTCTAGGAGTGTTTCCACTTTGGTGGTCTGCATTCAGCGAGAGAAGTGGCCGTAGGTCGGTGTACTTAATCTCGTTCTCGATGTTTGTGGCGTTTTCCATTGGAACTTCTCTAGCACCGAGTATTTCTGCCTTAATTGTCTTGAgagttcttcaaggtgGATGTTCAGCCTCAGTTCAAGCAGTAGGTGCTGGTACAATAGCTGATTTGTTTACTCCTCAAACCAGAGGTACGGCAATGGGTTACTACTACTTGGGGCCATTGATGGGACCATTCCTAGCTCCGATTCTCGGAGGTATTGTGGCACAAGTATGGGGTTGGAGAGCGACACAATGGTTGCTTGTGATCTTTTCTGGATGTAACTGTATGctcatcttgtttctcttgCCGGAAACCTTAAGGAAAAGCGACAATCTCGGCAACATCAGAGCCATGTTGGGCCTTGATAAGCAAGTAACCGACTCGGACGAGATCCTAGACGATATTacagaagatgaaatagAGGAAGAGATACAAAGGCTTGCGACGACATTGTCGAGAATAAGCACTAGAAGTGCTCACATAAACATTACCGAAGAGGAAGGTCCAGTGATGGATCCTGTAATGCCAACTCTTTCAAGACTAGCAACTAATAGAACTACCTACTCCAGAAAAGTGGCCCAGGAAATGATCGAAGAAGGCTTACGTAGAGAAGCTACACAATGCACTGCTGTTCCTGAAAAAAGCGACAGATTTAGCCATTTTAAGAGTGAGGCATACGAAATGACCATCAGACCATTGCACTCTCTAGTTTTGCTAAAACATCCACCAGTTGCTTTGGTAATTTCGTACTCTGCTATATGCTTCGCAGTgatctacttcttcaacatggCGATTTCCTACGAATTCGCCCGAGAACCGTATGCTTTCAAGAGTATAATTGTAGGTTTGCTATACATCCCGAACTCAATCACATACTTGATTGCATCCCTTATCGGTGGCAAATGGAACGATCATTTGCTTTCCAAATACGCCAAATCTCATAATGGTGAACTTGCGCCAGAATCGAGAATCTCATGGAATATCGTCACAGCTGTAATTCTCTTTCCTCCAGCTTGTTTGATCTTTGGATGGACTTTGAAGTACGGTGAGTTCTGGTTCATTCCTTTGATCGGTACTGCCCTTTTTGGGTTTGCTTCTATGTTGGTCATTGGAGCTACAGTTACATACTTGGTAGACACTTTGCCTGGAAAAGGTGCAACTGGTGTAGCTTTGAACAACCTTATTAGACAAATCTTGGCAGCTGCTGCAACCTTTGTTGTCGAACCAATCTTGAGAGCGATTGGTCCTGGTATTTTGTTTTCCATATTGATGGGAATAATGACAGTCGCCTCTGTCACCttattggtgttgaagagaaaaggTGAATACTTTAGAGAGAACTACGATTTGGGAAAATTATACGACAAACTATAG
- a CDS encoding predicted protein (go_function acyltransferase activity~go_process metabolism), translated as MSLSRHSLPVVIVRTALITPFFIFGVLSIVFTQFVGAVIFKSSPANRQSVMNLTKNHFILLIGSIARLVCPCEISVTYDKETLPESDSFRVDSGRHLISSLTPNSVIISNHQIYTDWLFLWFLSYTARFSYYIHIILKDMSNIPVLGFGMTNYNFLFLSRKWEKDKIQLSNQLAVLDANSRGMGPANGVQLVATSATEGGIVKWPKGRRENQIFPYQLILFPEGTVPSVRTRGKSAEYIKFKDLPPLKHVLLPRVRGLYLSLRELRNSIEVVYDITTGYSGLVAGEIGEESFSLKRHFLKGYGPSRINFHIRGFKISEIPLGDSNIDIDDVPEEELQKFEDWLLKVWYEKDALMDGFFKHGRFVDPKDPENKEFFKNSVVADLKLRNPLEVFVPFTTVIAALLLLRLLYFFIRSALGY; from the coding sequence ATGTCTTTGTCTAGACACTCGCTCCCGGTTGTTATAGTCCGTACAGCCTTGATTACTCcgtttttcatttttggtGTTCTTTCCATTGTATTCACTCAGTTTGTTGGTGCGGTGATTTTCAAATCCAGCCCTGCAAACAGACAGCTGGTAATGAACTTGACAAAAAACCATTTCATCTTGCTTATTGGTTCGATAGCTCGGTTAGTATGTCCTTGTGAAATCAGTGTTACTTACGATAAAGAGACCTTGCCTGAGAGCGACTCGTTCAGGGTCGATTCTGGCAGACACTTGATATCACTGTTGACGCCTAACTCTGTTATCATTTCCAATCATCAGATCTACACCGATTGGTTGTTCTTATGGTTTCTCTCATATACAGCTCGTTTTTCGTACTATATCCACATTATCCTAAAGGACATGTCCAATATTCCAGTGTTGGGCTTCGGAATGACaaactacaacttcttgttcttgtccAGAAAGTGggaaaaagacaaaatcCAACTTTCTAATCAATTGGCTGTTCTTGATGCCAATTCTCGTGGAATGGGGCCAGCTAACGGTGTCCAACTCGTTGCTACTTCTGCTACAGAAGGCGGAATTGTAAAATGGCCAAAAGGTAGAAGGGAAAATCAGATTTTCCCTTACCAGCTCATCTTGTTCCCTGAAGGTACTGTCCCTTCTGTAAGGACCAGAGGCAAATCAGCAGAATACATTAAGTTCAAAGATTTACCTCCTTTGAAACATGTATTGTTGCCCCGTGTAAGAGGGTTGTACTTGCTGTTGAGAGAATTAAGAAATTCAATCGAAGTTGTCTACGACATAACTACAGGCTACTCTGGTTTGGTTGCTGGTGAAATTGGTGAAGAgtccttttctttgaagagaCACTTCCTCAAGGGATACGGACCTTCGCGAATCAATTTCCATATTCGTGGCTTTAAGATCTCAGAAATCCCGCTTGGCGATAGCAATATCGACATCGACGATGTTCCTGAGgaagaattgcaaaagttcGAAGACTGGCTACTTAAAGTGTGGTACGAGAAGGATGCGTTGATGGACGGATTTTTCAAACACGGACGATTTGTCGACCCTAAAGATCCAGAAAACAAGGAGTTCTTTAAGAACTCTGTCGTAGCGGATTTGAAGCTCAGAAATCCACTTGAAGTCTTTGTTCCCTTCACCACCGTCATCGCTGCATTATTGTTGCTTAGGTTGCTCTACTTCTTTATTAGAAGTGCCCTTGGCTATTAG
- a CDS encoding predicted protein: MIFAIVKLISRCYSLVLLFITGFLLGFLLIGCSDPTSSFSNVYLSKFEFNKTSDLYSNVRAAYKSTNSSTELAEMSIRVGYLGVCVNIQQNMTCTSFSTLNTLANVSGISIIPTSTKSTQPQLDLVGLAKVFSNICHPHILMTVIILVLVMLLLITYSSIPGFPGRQRTTMITTGFALCTVLLWGLGAMLQYECVSTTKKIVAKSSMGVISAGAGSRAQAMSWTSFAFIFIVFLDCVYRVVRILRENKKRGVAEKC; this comes from the coding sequence ATGATATTCGCAATTGTAAAGTTAATCCTGAGGTGTTACTCGTTGGTACTACTCTTTATAACTGGCTTCCTTCTAGGGTTCCTCTTGATAGGATGTCTGGATCCAACTTCGCTGTTTTCCAATGTATACTTATCCAAGTTCGAGTTCAATAAAACTTCTGACTTGTACAGCAATGTCAGGGCCGCGTACAAAAGCACAAACTCCTCAACAGAATTGGCTGAAATGTCCATCAGAGTGGGCTATCTAGGAGTCTGTGTAAATATACAACAGAATATGACATGTACTTCTTTTAGTACCTTGAACACTTTGGCAAACGTATCTGGCATCTCTATTATTCCTACTAGCACTAAATCGACCCAACCTCAACTAGATCTTGTTGGCCTAGCAAAGGTCTTCAGTAATATTTGTCATCCGCATATACTTATGACAGTGATAATTCTTGTCTTGGTAATGTTGCTACTAATAACATATAGCTCCATTCCCGGCTTCCCAGGTAGACAAAGAACCACAATGATTACAACTGGGTTTGCCCTATGTACTGTGCTACTCTGGGGTTTGGGAGCCATGTTGCAGTATGAATGTGTGAGTACTACAAAGAAAATAGTTGCGAAAAGTAGCATGGGGGTAATTTCCGCCGGAGCAGGCAGTAGGGCACAGGCCATGTCTTGGACGTCCTTTGCATTTATCTTTATTGTATTCTTGGACTGCGTGTATAGAGTGGTGAGGATTCTCAGAGAGAATAAGAAGAGAGGAGTAGCTGAAAAGTGTTGA
- a CDS encoding predicted protein gives MSYTAQLDAFVSRLNDNVDYRTAHSILSELLDMIETFNGAAEYEYFLKNLVPIFIKNLEDVPISFVSTSPEHKLRNSILEILHRSIMNETFQPFSEQILDALTKILVDENEDNGVLCMKIITSLHKAYKTKLAEKVSPFVEIISKIYDNMPKTVADGFSNSVANNTANSSQSSEDNEAAKEMSPPPPFSDENSSKTLNKAMYSYKTLAECPITMVSLYSSYKTLVQTSLPEFLPKIIEILVLQVEEQRVFREEASKNNKITTSISPKIKNRQAYSDFILGQVKAASFLAYVFIRGYANQHLTPQQSEQVPDVILRLLQDCPAELSVARKELLHATRHILSTSFRAQFIPKIELLFDEKILIGDGLTSFETLRPLAYSTVADFIHNVRNELTPKQIWSTVTIYCDLLKDDSLALTVQIMSAKLLLNLVERIMKLPNKLEGRQLFMIIIDSYAKRFESLNRKYDFIINKHNEFEKKRGIKEIESKKAIARYSSKIASENENVIKDEKNDTEDIEMIDADEETAAISKDTNTIVEPKKENDQDFDIEKFIDLFNIESFSPIATSPSSTNSDLLKDARYLFRTLMTFLKSVIFGLKNCNPPVPPQPTSTDPKNPGQTVNYDKWNDSAKLRSFEEVNVLRALFRGGISCLRFFSVAKPKPSVAQTKAFDFSTGGPNLPITSSKEEKDLMEIFATIFIHIAPASFNEIVSAELPFMFESMLENAALLYLPQFFLASEVTSANFSSILIAFLREHLGQLGKVELVESNILIRLFKLCFMSVNLFPTANESVILPHLNYLILESLKLATKAEEPIVYSYLVRILFRSICGGRFENLYKEIMPILPVLLENLNKMIANARRPYEREIYVELCLTVPVRLSVLVPHLNHLTRPLVYALNGSQELVSHGLRTFELCVDNLTAEYFDPMIEPVIDEIMAALWKHLEPVPYHHQHSHTAIRILGKLGGRNHKHFKPINNLVTQSELDQEIKALFHIHGLNGQVPVSITPGIQSAIKLLEDPRLKVHYRISSFNYLSSILKLFIDTTPIPENYSDFIAQGVEFLSQEKMNESMDLEKSGIKDVGKLDRQQKLFSRLLEVLFFSISIPEIKDEANELIDGITTHFTLLYLGTSVTEKVKKNRPFSVNDNEGKAYINENAFLNALNYALSFWNKEVRNKGIDTIKRIYSTTVTIFGSDEAALFSPVFRSMFYKFTHCCYNEYYYSKLGGILGLTTMFEDLNIPAKWFFKRQFELVRSIFFILRDTPETAPFEVRDSAKKLVLKLLHDCNKDLTKEVILEKPFQTLVGALVYDLASANPHVREVSQESLKVLSDTTGVPIATIMGPCKHLLLTPIFGKPLRALPFPMQIGNIDAITFCLNLSDTFLTFNEELNRLLLEALALVDAEDESLANVHRLYEYRTSNQLIELRVVCIKLLSLALTKPDFSLGSLAEARIRILGVFFKALCNKSTEIINAAHLGLQSSLQENAKLPKELLQNGLRPMLMNLSDHKKLTVSGLEALA, from the coding sequence ATGTCGTACACGGCACAGCTAGACGCGTTTGTTTCGCGTCTCAACGACAATGTCGATTATCGGACTGCCCACTCCATTCTTCTGGAGCTCTTGGACATGATTGAGACGTTCAACGGAGCTGCTGAATACGAGTACTTCTTAAAGAATCTCGTTCctatcttcatcaaaaaTCTCGAGGATGTCCCCATTTCGTTTGTCAGCACTTCTCCGGAGCATAAGTTGCGAAACTCTATATTGGAGATTCTCCACCGTTCTATTATGAATGAAACTTTCCAACCTTTTTCAGAACAGATTCTCGATGCATTGACCAAGATATTGGTAGACGAGAACGAAGACAATGGGGTATTGTGTATGAAGATCATTACCAGCTTGCACAAGGCTTATAAAACGAAGTTGGCAGAGAAAGTGCTGCCGTTTGTAGAGATTATCAGCAAGATATATGACAATATGCCGAAGACGGTAGCTGATGGGTTCTCTAATAGCGTTGCCAACAACACGGCAAACTCTTCGCAGCTGTCAGAGGACAACGAAGCAGCCAAGGAAATGTCACCTCCACCTCCTTTCAGCGACGAGAACTCTTCCAAGACATTGAACAAAGCAATGTATTCGTACAAAACACTTGCAGAATGCCCCATAACTATGGTTTCCCTCTATTCTTCGTACAAAACGCTCGTACAGACGTCTTTACCTGAGTTTTTGCCAAAAATCATCGAGATTTTGGTTCTACAAGTCGAAGAACAACGTGTTTtcagagaagaagcttCGAAAAATAATAAAATCACCACATCTATATCGcccaaaatcaagaacagaCAAGCATACAGTGACTTCATCTTGGGGCAGGTTAAAGCGGCTTCCTTTTTGGCTTATGTCTTCATCAGAGGCTATGCCAATCAGCATTTGACTCCACAACAATCAGAACAAGTACCCGATGTAATCTTGCGATTGCTCCAGGACTGTCCTGCCGAGCTTTCTGTAGCCAGAAAGGAATTGTTACATGCCACCAGACATATtttgtcaacttcttttcgtGCTCAGTTCATCCCTAAGATTGAGCTTCTTTTCGATGAGAAAATTTTAATTGGAGATGGCTTGACTTCTTTTGAAACTTTGAGACCATTGGCATATTCCACCGTGGCAGATTTCATCCATAATGTCCGTAACGAATTGACTCCTAAGCAGATATGGTCTACAGTTACGATCTACTGTGATTTGTTAAAGGACGACTCATTGGCGTTGACAGTGCAAATCATGAGTGcgaagttgttgttgaacttggtgGAACGCATCATGAAGTTACCCAACAAGCTTGAGGGCAGACAATTATTTATGATCATTATTGACTCCTATGCCAAACGGTTCGAAAGCTTGAACAGAAAGTACGACTTTATCATTAACAAACACAACGAGTTCGAAAAGAAACGCGGAATTAAGGAAATCGAGTCCAAGAAAGCAATTGCAAGGTATTCTTCCAAGATAGCCTCTGAAAACGAAAACGTCAtaaaagatgaaaaaaatgATACCGAGGACATAGAAATGATAGACGCTGACGAAGAAACTGCTGCCATCAGCAAAGACACGAATACAATTGTAGAAccgaagaaagaaaacgatCAGGATTTTGATATCGAGAAGTTCATTGATCTTTTCAACATTGAATCATTCTCCCCTATTgcaacttctccttctaGTACAAATTCTGACTTATTGAAGGATGCACGCTACCTTTTCAGAACGTTGATGACCTTTTTGAAGTCAGTAATCTTTggcttgaagaattgtaatCCTCCTGTGCCTCCTCAGCCTACTTCAACTGATCCTAAGAATCCTGGTCAAACTGTAAACTACGATAAATGGAACGATTCTGCTAAATTGCGATCCTTTGAAGAGGTTAACGTCTTGAGAGCATTGTTCCGTGGTGGTATAAGCTGTTTGAGATTTTTCTCTGTAGCCAAACCAAAGCCAAGTGTGGCTCAAACAAAGGCATTCGATTTCTCCACTGGTGGACCAAATCTCCCTataacttcttccaaggaGGAGAAGGATCTCATGGAAATATTTGCTACAATATTCATCCATATAGCTCCAGCTTCATTCAACGAAATCGTCAGTGCTGAACTCCCTTTCATGTTTGAAAGCATGTTGGAGAATGCCGCCTTACTCTACTTGCCGCAGTTTTTCTTAGCCAGTGAAGTTACCTCTGCCAACTTTTCAAGCATCTTGATAGCATTCTTGAGAGAACATTTGGGACAGTTGGGAAAAGTAGAACTCGTAGAATCGAATATCTTGATAAGGCTTTTCAAGTTATGCTTTATGTCTGTCAACTTGTTCCCTACGGCAAACGAGAGTGTGATATTGCCGCATTTGAATTACTTGATATTGGAATCTTTGAAGCTTGCTACAAAGGCCGAAGAACCGATAGTCTATTCCTATTTGGTGAGAATTTTGTTCAGAAGTATCTGTGGAGGAAGATTCGAAAATTTGTACAAAGAAATCATGCCCATCTTACCAGTTCTTTTGGAGAATCTCAATAAGATGATAGCCAACGCTCGCCGGCCATACGAGAGAGAAATATACGTGGAGTTATGCCTTACTGTTCCAGTACGACtttctgttcttgttcCACATTTGAACCATTTGACCAGACCATTGGTTTATGCACTTAATGGGTCACAAGAGTTAGTCAGTCATGGTTTGCGAACATTCGAGTTGTGCGTTGATAATTTGACAGCAGAATACTTCGACCCAATGATCGAACCAGTGATTGATGAAATCATGGCTGCTTTGTGGAAACATCTAGAACCAGTTCCATACCATCATCAACATTCACATACTGCTATCAGAATCTTGGGTAAGTTGGGTGGTAGAAACCATAAACACTTCAAGCCTATCAACAACTTAGTCACGCAATCAGAATTGGaccaagaaatcaaagcTTTGTTCCACATTCATGGATTGAATGGCCAAGTTCCCGTATCTATTACTCCAGGTATTCAGTCTGctatcaagttgttggaggATCCTAGATTGAAAGTGCATTACAGAATAAGTTCGTTCAATTACTTGTCCAGCAttctcaagttgttcataGATACTACTCCAATTCCAGAAAACTACTCCGACTTCATTGCTCAAGGTGTCGAATTCTTGCTGCAAGAAAAGATGAACGAGAGTATGGATCTCGAGAAGTCTGGAATAAAAGACGTTGGTAAATTAGATCGCCAACAAAAGTTGTTCTCTAGACTATTGGAAGTTTTGTTTTTTTCCATCTCTATTCCTGAGATCAAGGACGAAGCCAACGAGTTAATCGATGGTATCACTACGCATTTCACATTGTTGTACCTTGGAACTTCTGTTACTGAAAAGGTCAAGAAAAACAGACCATTCTCAGTAAACGACAACGAAGGTAAAGCATACATCAACGAAAATGCGTTCCTTAATGCTTTAAACTATGCTTTGAGTTTCTGGAATAAAGAAGTCAGAAACAAAGGTATTGACACCATAAAGAGAATATATTCCACAACCGTTACCATTTTTGGTTCTGATGAAGCTGCTTTGTTTTCACCTGTTTTCCGGTCAATGTTCTACAAGTTCACGCACTGTTGCTATAATGAATATTATTATTCTAAGTTGGGAGGTATTCTAGGTCTTACTACTATGTTTGAGGATTTAAATATACCCGCCAAGTGGTTTTTCAAGCGCCAATTTGAGCTCGTTAGATCCATTTTCTTTATACTAAGAGACACACCTGAAACTGCTCCATTTGAGGTAAGGGATTCTGCCAAGAAGTTAGTTTTGAAACTCCTTCACGATTGCAACAAGGATCTAACCAAGGAAGTAATTTTGGAGAAGCCTTTCCAAACACTAGTAGGAGCATTGGTGTATGATTTGGCTAGTGCAAATCCACACGTGAGAGAAGTTTCGCAAGAATCTTTGAAAGTGTTGTCGGACACCACTGGAGTTCCAATTGCTACCATAATGGGACCATGTAAGCATCTTCTACTTACACCTATTTTCGGAAAACCATTGAGAGCTTTGCCTTTTCCTATGCAAATTGGTAATATTGATGCTATCACATTCTGCTTGAATCTTTCAGATACATTCTTAACCTTCAACGAGGAATTGAACAGATTACTTTTGGAAGCTTTGGCTTTGGTTGATGCTGAGGATGAATCACTTGCTAACGTGCACAGACTCTATGAATACAGAACCTCTAACCAATTGATAGAGCTACGTGTTGTTTGCATCAAATTGCTTTCGCTTGCCTTAACAAAACCTGATTTCTCGTTGGGTTCGTTAGCTGAAGCTCGTATTCGTATTTTGGGTGTCTTCTTTAAAGCATTGTGCAACAAATCTACTGAGATCATCAATGCTGCTCATTTGGGATTGCAATCTAGTTTGCAGGAAAATGCCAAGCTTCCTAAGGAGCTATTGCAAAACGGTCTTCGTCCCATGTTGATGAATTTGTCTGATCATAAGAAGTTGACGGTCTCAGGATTGGAGGCTCTTGCA